In the genome of Microcoleus vaginatus PCC 9802, the window ACTTGCAGTCTTTAATAACGCCGCCCGCCTCCCACGATCGGCTCCACGCACCGACTAAAAATTAAAAATGTATAATTTAACAGGAAATTACATATTTTTAATTTTTAAGCTTTAATTTTTAATTCTAAAAGTAACACTTGTCTAAGTGTCAAAACTATGCGTGAATTTCCAGTTGAAAGTGCCACACTCTTTCAGAACAGCATCACTGAGCTAGAGAAGGCGGAATCAGCCCTCGAACTCGCTTGGAACGAACTCGAAAAACAAACAGCAGAAACCATTGCTCACATTGCCAAAGCCGGCTCAGCAAACACACAGGAAATTAGCGATCGCTTTGCCGGGGCGAAGCAACTCCGGCAGCAACTTCAAACTCAAATAAAAAAAGCCAACTCGCGGCGGGAATTTCATCTAGAAAACTCGCCAATGGCAGTTATAGAGTGGGACAGGGAATTTCGGGTAGTGCGGTGGTCGCCAATGGCAGAACAACTATTTGGCTGGAGTGCAGCAGAAGCAATTGGCAAATACTGGCACCAATGGTCAATAGTTTATCAAGAAGACTTCGAGGAAGTGTGCGCCGTCATAAATCAACTGTTAGACAGCAGAGAAACCCGCAACATTTGCCGCAACCGCAACTATACCAAAGATGGCTCGATAATTTACTGCGAATGGTACAATTCTGCACTCATTGATGAATCGGGAACAGTAATTTCAATTCTATCTTTTGGTAGAGACATAACCGATTGCCACCGCATTCAAGAAGAACTGCATGGGCGCGAACAAGCTTTCAGCACCCTAGCGGAAAATGCCACCGATATCATCGCCAGGTTTGATCGAGAATTCCGCCACCTTTACATCAACCACGCAGTAGAATCAGCAACCGGAAAAGCCCCCGCAGAATTGATGGGCAAGAGCAACAGAGAGTCAGGAATGCCACCACACTTGTGCGACCTGTGGGACGAGACTTTTTTGAAAGTTTTTGGCACCGGCAAACAAGAAACCATAGAATTTGAATTCCCCACTCCCGAGGGCATAAAACATTACCACTGTCGAGTCATTCCCGAATTTGCTGAAGACAATTCAGTAGAAACAGTTTTATCCATCGCCCGCGACATTACAGAACTAAAACAAGTCGAATTTCAGTTGCGACAAAGCGAATTCAAATTTAGAGCCATTGTTGATTCTAACATGATAGGCCTAATTTTTTGGGATCTTAACGGCAGCATTACAGATGCCAACGCCGCTTTTTTAAACACGGTAAATTATACGCGGGACGAGCTGCTTGCCGGAAGAGTTAACTGGCAAGAAATGACACCACCAGAATATGTGCGTTTAGATACAGAAAAAGTTGCCGAACTGAAGGCTAGAAATACGGTTGTTCCCTTTGAAAAAGAATTTATACGCTCCGATGGTAGCCGGGTTCCGGTGCTGCTGGGCAGCACATTTTTAGAAGGAACGCAGCAGTTAGGCGTCAGTTTTGTGCTGGACTTAAGCGAGCGCAAACAGGCAGAATCGGCACTGCAAAAACATCAACAACTTTTAGAGAGTATCCTGACAACTATCCCCAACTTTCTTTACATTTACGATGCAGTAGAAAACAAAAATATTTATGCAAATGAATCTGTCACAGCCATACTCGGCTACACTGCCAAAGAATGGCAAGATTTGGGTATAGATGCTGTCGCTAACTTAGTTCATCCCGATGATCGGTTAAAGCTAATTACAGGTATGGAGCGACTAAAATACAGCAGCAATCCCTATGAAACGGATGACAGAGACTACAGAATTAAACACAAAAATGGGGAATGGCGCTGGGTGCACGATCGCTCTACAATCTTCAAAAGAACCCCAGAGGGAAAAATGAGGCAAATTATCGGTTCCGTACTCGACATCAGCGATCGCAAACAAGCCGAAGAATCATTAAAACAGCAAAAAGAACTGCTGCAAACTATATTCGACAACGTGCCGGTCATGGTCGCATTCTTGGGCAGCAGCGGTGAAGTAAACTGGGTAAACCGCCACTGGGAACAAGTGCTCGGCTGGAGTTTGGCAGAAATCAAAAACCGCGATATCTTGGCCGAATTTTATCCGCAGCCAGAATACCGTCAATACGTTTTGGATGAAATCCAAGCAGCAACTCAGAAATGGAGCGACTTCAAAACAAAAGTTAGAGACGGGCGAATTATCGACACTTCTTGGGCAAATGTTCGCCTTTCCGACGGCAGTTGTATCGGAATTGGTCAAGATATCACCGAACGCAAACGAGTAGAATTTGAGCTCAAAGAACTCAACGAAACTTTAGAAGCTCAAGTCGCTCAGCGTACCGCAGAATTAGAAACTTTTTTTGATGCCTTGCCCGATCGCATTTTTGTGGTAGAACGCAAAAATATGCGC includes:
- a CDS encoding PAS domain-containing sensor histidine kinase, with translation MREFPVESATLFQNSITELEKAESALELAWNELEKQTAETIAHIAKAGSANTQEISDRFAGAKQLRQQLQTQIKKANSRREFHLENSPMAVIEWDREFRVVRWSPMAEQLFGWSAAEAIGKYWHQWSIVYQEDFEEVCAVINQLLDSRETRNICRNRNYTKDGSIIYCEWYNSALIDESGTVISILSFGRDITDCHRIQEELHGREQAFSTLAENATDIIARFDREFRHLYINHAVESATGKAPAELMGKSNRESGMPPHLCDLWDETFLKVFGTGKQETIEFEFPTPEGIKHYHCRVIPEFAEDNSVETVLSIARDITELKQVEFQLRQSEFKFRAIVDSNMIGLIFWDLNGSITDANAAFLNTVNYTRDELLAGRVNWQEMTPPEYVRLDTEKVAELKARNTVVPFEKEFIRSDGSRVPVLLGSTFLEGTQQLGVSFVLDLSERKQAESALQKHQQLLESILTTIPNFLYIYDAVENKNIYANESVTAILGYTAKEWQDLGIDAVANLVHPDDRLKLITGMERLKYSSNPYETDDRDYRIKHKNGEWRWVHDRSTIFKRTPEGKMRQIIGSVLDISDRKQAEESLKQQKELLQTIFDNVPVMVAFLGSSGEVNWVNRHWEQVLGWSLAEIKNRDILAEFYPQPEYRQYVLDEIQAATQKWSDFKTKVRDGRIIDTSWANVRLSDGSCIGIGQDITERKRVEFELKELNETLEAQVAQRTAELETFFDALPDRIFVVERKNMRQPFVNKTLAKFCGFNSSREMQGKTVFECFSHELAERFCRENWQVFETGETLHFQEKFVSSGGASYYDTFKIPLRNLDGEVYALIGTSRDITELVETKQALSERTEQLEAANQELESFSYSVSHDLRAPLRHISGFVEALKQRLELTEALSDRKIVHYMEIIEDSSQKMSLLIDGLLALSRVSRTELRQIPIDLSRLVQNAIKLTKPPTVADPAQTPHSVEFAVGDLPTVMGDPTLLQQVFSNLISNAVKFSRGRTPATIVIEGLPDGTIFVKDNGVGFPMEYAERLFGAFQRLHSQREFEGTGIGLAIVQRIIHRHGGTVWAESLPSQGATFYFKLGQTISNGNIDS